The DNA window GCCGTTGCAGCCGACGCGACAATCGTAGCCCGGCGCTAGCGGTCAAGACCGCCTAACATATTTTAGAGCTAACATGTTTCCGACTGAAGCCCCTCGTCGCTACCATGGTAGACGTCCTCGGCCACCTCGGGATGGCGCTGCTCTGGCTCGCGCCCGTCTGGTACTTCGTCGACCACCGGCGGACCGCGGCGCTGGTCGTCGGCGGCGGGTTCTGGTTCGGGATGCTCCCGGACGTCGACCTGCTGCTTTCGAACTGGTTCGCGGGGATTCACCACCACGGGGTCCTTCACACGGTGCTGGCCGCCACGGCATTCGCGGTGGTCCTCGGGCCGCTGGTCGGGCTGGTGTTTCGTCGTATCGGGGAGCGCACGGACGCGACGTGGTTTTCCGCGCGGGCCCGAGAGCGCCCGACGGTCATCGGCGCCATCACCGTCTTCGTCACGGGCGTCGCGCACGTCTTCGCCGATATGCTGTCGGCGCCGGACGTCTCAACGCGAATCGAACCGCTCTGGCCGGTGGTGAAAGGCCCCGTCGTCATGATGGACCTGCTCTGGTACCAGTCGTGGTGGGCGACCTGGGGGCTGTTCGTCCTCGGCGTCACGGTCAACGCGGCGGCGTGGTATCTGACCGACGGGCCGGAGGCATCGGCGGCGGCGGGGACGGCCGCCGAGTGACCTTCGGCCTGGCTCGTCCGGTACGCCAACACAGTGTCGGCCCCGGCCCCCACGCTATACGAACCGTCTCCGGCCAGCCCGCACCAACCTGGGACACGCAGCTGGCGATTGCCGAGAACACCGAGCTTATCGACCACTTCGAGGAGTTCTACTGCAACGAGGTCGGTGCGTTCGCCCAGAAGTCGCTGTACATCGACTGGGACGACCTCTACCGCTTCGACCAGAACCTGCCCGTCGACGTCTCGCTCGGGCAGGCCCAGGTCCGCATCAGCAGCCGCGCGATCCCACTTCTCCGTCCCCGACAGTGGCCCGATCACCCGAACGTTCATGCGACGACGGCCAGTCACCTCTCTACTATGTCCGACTACAGCGACCCGGACTGGCTCCGAAGTCGGATACGGGCGATACTGGCGTTCTACCATCCGACGTGTCTCGACGACCACCACGGGGGATTCATCCCGCAACTCGACACCGAGACGGGCGCGGTGTACGACCGCGAGAGCAAGCACCTCGTTGCCACGGCGCGGTTCACTCGGAACTTCGCCCTTGCGTACGACCGCTTCGGTGAGGAGCGGTGGGCCGAGGCCGCGACCCGCGGCGTGCGGTTCCTCCACGACCAGTTCCGTGACGCCGACCGGGGCGGCTATCACTGGCTGCTGGAGGGGACGACGGCCGTCGACAGCCGGCGGTTCTGTTACGGGCATGCGTTCGTCGTCCTCGCCTACGCCCGGGCGGCGGCCGCCGGGATACCGAACGCCGCGGCCCATCTCGCCGACGCGTGGTCGCTCGTCGACGACCGGTTCTACGACCCCGGACAGGGGCTCTATCGGAGCGTCTACGACCCCGACTGGGCCCACGCAAGTAGCTATCGCGGGCAGAACGCGAACATGCACCTCTGCGAGGCGGCACTGGTCGCGGCCGAGGCGACCGGCGACCGGCAGTACAGCGACCGCGCGGCGACGGTCGCAGAACGCCTCTGTGTCGACCTCGCCGACGACGGCCGCATCTGGGAGCACTACGACAGCGACTGGACGCCGGACTACGACTACAACCGCGACGAGCCGACCCACCAGTTCCGGCCGTGGGGCTACCAGCCTGGCCACCACGCCGAGTGGGCGAAACTGCTCGCAGTTCTGGACAGTTACGTCGACGACGACTGGCCTGCAGCCCGGGCGACTGACCTGTTCGAGACGGCGCTGATGGGTTGGGACGACGACCGCGGCGGCTTCTACTACACGCTCGATACGGACGGTGACCCTCTGGTTGACGACAAGTACGGGTGGGCGGTCGCTGAGGCAATCGGTGCGGCAGCGGCCCTGGCCGCCCACACCGGGGAGGACAGGTATCGGGACTGGTACGACCGCCTGTGGACGTACGCGATAGATAATCTGACTGCCCCATCCGGTAACTGGTATGAACGGGTCGACGCGGCAAACGAACCATATCAGACCGGGGACGGCCCCGCTGTTGAGCCCGGCTACCACCCTATCGGCGCGTGTGACGAGGCGCTTCGGAGTCTCTGCGAGTGACCCGGACTCACCCCTTCGTTTCACAGCCGAACCAACTGCAGTCACCCACTCCACCGGCCACCGGATACACTTCCACCCCGCCATACCAACCTTCTTAGGCCAGCCCGCACAAACCCTGTACACTCAGATGGCGACTGCCGAGAACACCGAGCTCATCGACCGCTTCGAGGAGTTCTATCGCAACTACTACCGCAACGAGATCGGTGAGCTCGCCCAGAAGTACCCCAACGACCAGAAGTCGCTGTACATCGACTGGGACGACCTCTACCGCTTCGACCAGGACCTGGCCGACGACTACCGCACGAAACCCAGCCAGCTCCAGGAGTTCGCCGAGGAGGCCCTTAGACTGTACGACCTGCCGGTCGACGTCTCGCTGGGCCAGGCCCACGTCCGGGTGCGCAATCTCCCCGAATCGGAGGACATCCGTGACATCCGCCACGAACACCACGGCAACCTCATCTCCGTACAGGGTATCGTCCGCAAGGCGACGGACGTCCGCCCGAAGGTCACCGAGGCGGCCTTCGAGTGCCAGCGCTGTGGCACCCTCTCGCGCATCCCCCAGACAGCCGGCGACTTCCAGGAGCCCCACGAGTGCCAGGGCTGTGAGCGCCAGGGCCCCTTCCGGCTCAACACCGACCAGTCGCAGTTCATCGACGCCCAGAAGATTCGTGTCCAGGAGTCACCCGAGGGCCTGCGGGGTGGCGAGACGCCACAGTCCATCGACATCAACGTCGAGGACGACATCACCGGCACGGTGACTGCGGGCGACCACGTCCGCGCGACCGGCATCCTCAAGCTAGACCAGCAGGGCTCGGACCAGGACAAGTCCCCGATGTTCGACATCTACATGGACGGTGTCAGCATCGTCATCGAGGACG is part of the Haloarcula salinisoli genome and encodes:
- a CDS encoding metal-dependent hydrolase, translated to MVDVLGHLGMALLWLAPVWYFVDHRRTAALVVGGGFWFGMLPDVDLLLSNWFAGIHHHGVLHTVLAATAFAVVLGPLVGLVFRRIGERTDATWFSARARERPTVIGAITVFVTGVAHVFADMLSAPDVSTRIEPLWPVVKGPVVMMDLLWYQSWWATWGLFVLGVTVNAAAWYLTDGPEASAAAGTAAE
- a CDS encoding AGE family epimerase/isomerase is translated as MAIAENTELIDHFEEFYCNEVGAFAQKSLYIDWDDLYRFDQNLPVDVSLGQAQVRISSRAIPLLRPRQWPDHPNVHATTASHLSTMSDYSDPDWLRSRIRAILAFYHPTCLDDHHGGFIPQLDTETGAVYDRESKHLVATARFTRNFALAYDRFGEERWAEAATRGVRFLHDQFRDADRGGYHWLLEGTTAVDSRRFCYGHAFVVLAYARAAAAGIPNAAAHLADAWSLVDDRFYDPGQGLYRSVYDPDWAHASSYRGQNANMHLCEAALVAAEATGDRQYSDRAATVAERLCVDLADDGRIWEHYDSDWTPDYDYNRDEPTHQFRPWGYQPGHHAEWAKLLAVLDSYVDDDWPAARATDLFETALMGWDDDRGGFYYTLDTDGDPLVDDKYGWAVAEAIGAAAALAAHTGEDRYRDWYDRLWTYAIDNLTAPSGNWYERVDAANEPYQTGDGPAVEPGYHPIGACDEALRSLCE